In the genome of Polaribacter sp. MED152, one region contains:
- a CDS encoding AraC family transcriptional regulator, translating to MIQKKPTLEKITPNFGSSLLVKKHEEFLKTNVPFWHFHPEIELVYVNKGKGKRHIGNHLSYFNNSQLVLIGSNLPHIGYIDRLTTNGSETLIQFLPDFLGKDFFKIPEMAAIDALFERAKKGIRFNIEIKQRIGAKIEKLVELEGATRITSFIEILNDLATTDDYTLLNANGYAFESTHQDSDKIEMVYKHINKNFKEHISLDEIAELVSMTVPAFCRYFKKTTGKTFTKLVNEYRVVHATKLLAESNMSITDVSFECGFNNFSHFNKLFKEFTGKSASIYRSEMKDLIQ from the coding sequence ATGATACAGAAGAAACCAACATTAGAAAAAATTACGCCCAATTTTGGTAGTTCATTGTTGGTAAAAAAACATGAGGAGTTCTTAAAGACCAATGTTCCTTTTTGGCATTTTCATCCAGAGATTGAGCTGGTATATGTTAATAAGGGAAAAGGGAAAAGACATATTGGTAATCATTTAAGTTACTTTAATAATAGTCAGTTAGTATTAATAGGTTCTAATTTGCCACATATTGGGTATATAGATCGTTTAACTACAAATGGTTCAGAAACATTAATTCAGTTTTTACCAGATTTTTTAGGAAAAGACTTTTTTAAGATTCCAGAGATGGCTGCTATTGATGCTCTTTTTGAGCGCGCAAAAAAAGGAATTCGTTTTAACATCGAAATAAAGCAAAGAATTGGTGCTAAAATTGAAAAGCTGGTTGAGTTAGAAGGTGCAACAAGAATTACCTCTTTTATAGAAATCTTAAATGATTTAGCAACCACAGACGATTATACGTTGTTAAATGCTAATGGTTATGCTTTTGAAAGCACACATCAAGACAGTGATAAAATAGAAATGGTGTACAAACACATCAACAAAAATTTTAAGGAACACATTAGTTTAGATGAAATTGCAGAACTTGTAAGTATGACAGTGCCTGCTTTTTGCAGATATTTTAAAAAGACAACAGGTAAAACCTTTACAAAATTGGTTAACGAGTATAGAGTAGTACATGCAACAAAATTATTAGCAGAAAGTAATATGAGTATTACAGATGTAAGTTTTGAGTGTGGTTTTAATAATTTTTCTCATTTCAATAAACTATTTAAAGAGTTTACAGGTAAAAGTGCCTCTATTTATAGAAGTGAAATGAAAGACTTAATACAATAA
- a CDS encoding TerB family tellurite resistance protein, whose product MSNFSKWLGAGLGFTLGGPIGAAIGFAIGSFVDGFTLDEFKQEQIDYNRDRKPKGNFRRANTQSGDFEMSLLVLASIVIKSDGKIDKRELDFVRSQFLKMYGKQRANNAFKLFKGIVKKQISARQVCIQIREHMSHSARLQLLHFLFGIAKADEFVTEKEVEEIRKIAGYLYINQSDYESIKAMFYNESDNAYKILEITKNATNDEVKSAYRKMVKKYHPDKVQDLGEEHIKGAKEKFQSIQTAYENIKSERGM is encoded by the coding sequence ATGAGTAATTTTTCTAAGTGGTTAGGAGCAGGTTTAGGTTTTACTTTAGGAGGCCCAATAGGTGCAGCAATTGGTTTTGCAATTGGTAGCTTTGTAGATGGTTTTACATTAGACGAATTTAAGCAAGAACAAATAGATTACAACAGAGATCGTAAACCAAAAGGTAATTTTAGAAGGGCCAATACACAATCTGGAGATTTTGAAATGAGTCTTTTAGTCTTAGCTTCTATTGTTATAAAATCTGATGGAAAAATAGATAAACGCGAATTAGATTTTGTTCGCAGTCAATTCTTAAAAATGTATGGTAAACAAAGAGCAAATAATGCTTTTAAATTGTTTAAAGGAATTGTAAAAAAGCAAATTTCTGCACGTCAGGTTTGTATACAAATTAGAGAACACATGTCTCATTCTGCACGTTTGCAATTGTTACACTTTTTATTTGGTATTGCTAAAGCAGATGAATTTGTAACCGAAAAAGAGGTAGAAGAAATACGCAAAATTGCTGGCTATTTATACATTAATCAAAGTGATTATGAATCTATCAAAGCCATGTTTTATAACGAATCTGATAATGCTTATAAAATTTTAGAAATTACTAAAAACGCAACAAATGATGAGGTTAAATCTGCCTACAGAAAGATGGTAAAAAAATACCATCCAGATAAAGTACAAGATTTGGGTGAAGAACATATAAAAGGTGCAAAAGAAAAATTTCAAAGCATACAAACAGCCTACGAAAACATTAAAAGTGAACGTGGAATGTAA
- a CDS encoding HD domain-containing protein, with protein sequence MNQEEVIQNTIEFVKEELKDAEGGHDWFHIERVFRNTLLIAQDEKVNVLVVSLAALLHDIADPKFHNGNEKLGPKKATKFLIEQKVPKEIGIHVVNIIKNISFKNSLEHNKNQFNSKELQVVQDADRLDAIGAIGIARCFNYGGFKNRALYDPQIQPNLNMTKEEYKNSKAPTINHFYEKLLLLKDEMNTETGKKIAENRHQYMEGFLKQFYNEWNGKLEL encoded by the coding sequence ATGAATCAAGAAGAAGTTATACAAAATACCATCGAATTTGTAAAAGAAGAACTAAAAGATGCAGAAGGTGGCCATGATTGGTTTCATATAGAGCGTGTTTTTAGAAATACTTTGTTAATTGCACAAGATGAAAAAGTAAATGTGCTTGTAGTTTCTTTAGCTGCTTTATTACATGATATTGCAGATCCTAAGTTTCATAATGGAAATGAAAAACTAGGCCCTAAGAAAGCCACTAAATTTTTAATTGAACAAAAAGTACCTAAAGAAATTGGCATACATGTAGTTAATATTATTAAAAACATCTCTTTTAAAAATTCTTTAGAGCACAATAAAAACCAGTTTAATTCTAAAGAATTACAGGTTGTGCAAGATGCAGACAGGCTAGATGCTATTGGTGCTATAGGTATTGCACGTTGTTTTAATTACGGTGGCTTTAAAAATAGAGCATTGTATGATCCTCAAATACAGCCAAATTTAAATATGACCAAAGAAGAGTATAAAAATTCTAAAGCCCCAACAATCAATCATTTTTACGAAAAGTTATTGCTTTTAAAAGACGAAATGAATACTGAAACTGGCAAAAAAATTGCAGAAAACAGACATCAATATATGGAAGGATTTTTAAAACAATTCTATAATGAGTGGAATGGTAAATTAGAACTTTAA
- the ileS gene encoding isoleucine--tRNA ligase, with protein sequence MQMKFPEYKGLDLPKVAEEILNSWQENNIFEKSITSREGAEPFIFFEGPPSANGLPGVHHVLARAIKDIFPRYKTMKGFQVKRKAGWDTHGLPIELGVEKELGITKEDIGKKISVEDYNAACRKAVMRYTDIWNDLTQKMGYWVDMEDPYITYEPKYMESVWWLLKQIYNKELIYKGYTIQPYSPKAGTGLSSHELNQPGTYQDVTDTTVVAQFKAINDTLPDFLQNEGDINFIAWTTTPWTLPSNTALTVGPKIDYVLVDTFNQYTFEPVKVVLAKNLISKQFGGKNAFEVENREALQDYNKGDKKIPYFVVKEFIGKDLVGIKYKQLLDYALPNDNPQDAFRVISGDFVTTEDGTGIVHTAPTFGADDALVSKQASPEIPPLLVKDENDNLVPLVDLQGKFRPEVKDDVYGFANEYVKSEYLTEDDLAEELKVQQEKLKDVLKNQKQYLSVDERLGLKLKNENKAFKVEKYKHSYPNCWRTDKPILYYPLDSWFIKITDVKDRMHELNKTINWKPESTGTGRFGNWLANANDWNLSRSRYWGIPLPIWRTEDGKEEICIGSVEELKSEMAKAIKAGVLDKDIFEDFEVGNMSDENYAKIDLHKNIVDDITLVSATGKPMKRESDLIDVWFDSGSMPYAQWHYPFQNKELVDTTWRKADFIAEGVDQTRGWFYTLHAIATMIFDDVAYKNVVSNGLVLDKNGHKMSKRLGNAADPFTTLSTYGADATRWYMISNANPWDNLKFDLEGIEEVKRKFFGTLYNTYSFFSLYTNIDGFAYKEADIALNERPELDRWILSELHTLINKVDKFYSDYEPTRAARAISDFTQEYLSNWYVRLSRRRFWKGTYETDKISAYQTLYTCMTTVAKLAAPIAPFFMDRLYQDLNSVTQKEQSESIHLSDFPKFDESFVDKSLERKMENAQTISSLVLSLRAKEKIKVRQPLQKIMIPVDNAQQKEEILAVENLIKHEVNIKQIQLMEDASDILIKQIKPNFKALGPKFGKDMRFIAAEVQKFTQEDINKIEKDKNISIELNGKNIILEASDVEISSKDIEGWLVANEGSLTVALDVTITEDLRKEGVARELVNRIQNARKDAGLEVTDKIKLTVLNFDNLQQSITDNKDYIMSETLTQELVFVDELEEGTNIEFDAIESKILIEKI encoded by the coding sequence ATCCAGATGAAATTTCCTGAATACAAAGGACTAGATTTACCAAAAGTAGCAGAAGAAATCTTAAATTCTTGGCAAGAGAATAATATATTCGAAAAAAGTATTACATCTAGAGAAGGTGCAGAACCTTTTATATTTTTTGAAGGTCCACCATCAGCAAATGGTTTACCAGGAGTTCACCATGTTTTGGCAAGAGCTATTAAAGATATTTTTCCTAGATATAAAACCATGAAAGGTTTTCAGGTTAAAAGAAAAGCTGGTTGGGATACTCATGGTTTACCTATAGAACTTGGTGTAGAGAAAGAATTAGGAATTACTAAAGAAGATATTGGTAAAAAAATATCTGTAGAAGATTATAATGCAGCTTGTAGAAAAGCGGTTATGAGATATACAGATATCTGGAACGATTTAACTCAGAAAATGGGGTATTGGGTAGATATGGAAGACCCATACATTACCTATGAACCAAAATATATGGAATCTGTTTGGTGGTTGTTAAAACAGATTTATAACAAAGAATTAATCTACAAAGGGTATACAATTCAGCCTTATTCACCAAAAGCAGGTACAGGTTTAAGTTCTCACGAATTAAATCAGCCAGGTACTTACCAAGATGTTACAGATACAACTGTTGTTGCACAGTTTAAAGCTATAAATGATACTCTACCAGATTTTTTACAAAACGAAGGTGATATCAATTTTATAGCTTGGACAACCACACCTTGGACATTACCAAGTAATACAGCATTAACTGTTGGCCCAAAAATAGACTATGTTCTTGTAGATACGTTTAATCAATATACATTTGAACCTGTAAAAGTAGTGTTGGCTAAAAATTTAATTAGCAAGCAATTTGGAGGTAAAAATGCATTTGAAGTAGAAAACAGAGAAGCATTACAAGACTACAATAAAGGCGATAAAAAAATACCATATTTTGTTGTAAAAGAATTTATTGGTAAAGATTTAGTAGGTATAAAATACAAGCAATTGTTAGATTATGCTTTGCCAAATGATAATCCTCAAGATGCGTTTAGAGTAATTTCTGGAGATTTTGTTACCACAGAAGATGGTACAGGAATTGTACATACAGCACCAACTTTTGGAGCAGATGATGCTTTGGTTTCTAAGCAAGCATCACCAGAAATTCCACCATTATTGGTAAAAGACGAGAATGATAATTTAGTTCCGTTAGTAGATTTACAAGGTAAATTTAGACCAGAAGTAAAAGATGATGTTTATGGTTTTGCAAATGAATATGTAAAGTCTGAATATTTAACGGAAGATGATCTTGCAGAAGAATTAAAAGTACAGCAAGAAAAGTTAAAAGATGTACTAAAAAATCAGAAGCAGTATTTATCTGTAGATGAACGTTTAGGTCTTAAATTAAAGAACGAAAACAAAGCGTTTAAAGTAGAAAAATACAAGCACAGTTACCCAAATTGTTGGAGAACAGACAAGCCAATTTTATATTATCCATTAGATTCTTGGTTTATCAAAATTACTGATGTAAAAGATAGAATGCACGAACTAAATAAAACCATAAACTGGAAACCAGAATCTACAGGAACTGGTCGTTTTGGAAATTGGTTGGCAAACGCAAACGATTGGAATTTATCTAGATCTCGTTATTGGGGAATTCCATTACCAATTTGGAGAACAGAAGATGGTAAAGAAGAAATCTGTATAGGTTCTGTAGAAGAACTAAAATCAGAAATGGCAAAAGCTATAAAAGCTGGAGTTTTAGATAAAGATATTTTTGAAGATTTCGAAGTAGGTAACATGTCTGATGAAAATTATGCGAAAATAGATTTGCATAAAAATATTGTAGATGATATTACACTAGTTTCAGCTACAGGTAAACCTATGAAACGTGAATCTGACTTAATAGATGTTTGGTTCGATTCTGGTTCTATGCCTTATGCTCAATGGCATTATCCATTTCAAAATAAAGAATTGGTAGATACTACTTGGAGAAAGGCAGATTTTATTGCAGAAGGTGTAGATCAAACACGTGGTTGGTTCTATACTTTACATGCAATTGCCACTATGATTTTTGATGATGTTGCTTATAAAAATGTGGTGTCTAATGGTTTAGTGTTAGATAAAAACGGTCATAAAATGTCTAAACGTTTAGGCAATGCAGCAGATCCGTTTACAACTTTATCCACTTATGGTGCAGATGCCACAAGATGGTATATGATTTCTAATGCCAATCCTTGGGATAATTTAAAATTCGATTTAGAAGGTATAGAAGAAGTAAAACGTAAGTTTTTTGGAACATTATACAACACCTATTCTTTCTTTAGTTTATATACCAATATTGATGGTTTTGCATATAAAGAAGCAGATATTGCTTTAAACGAAAGACCAGAATTAGATAGATGGATTTTATCTGAATTACATACTTTAATTAATAAAGTAGATAAATTTTATTCAGATTATGAGCCAACAAGAGCTGCAAGAGCAATATCAGATTTTACTCAAGAATACTTAAGTAACTGGTATGTACGTTTAAGTAGAAGACGTTTTTGGAAAGGTACTTACGAAACAGATAAAATTTCTGCTTACCAAACTTTGTATACGTGTATGACGACTGTTGCAAAATTAGCAGCACCAATTGCTCCGTTTTTTATGGATCGCTTGTATCAAGATTTAAATTCGGTAACGCAAAAAGAGCAATCAGAAAGCATACATTTATCAGATTTCCCTAAGTTCGATGAAAGCTTCGTTGATAAAAGTTTAGAGCGTAAAATGGAAAACGCACAAACAATATCATCTTTAGTATTATCACTTAGAGCAAAAGAAAAGATAAAAGTTCGTCAGCCATTGCAAAAAATTATGATTCCTGTTGATAATGCTCAGCAGAAAGAAGAAATTTTAGCAGTAGAAAACTTAATAAAACACGAAGTAAATATTAAACAAATTCAGTTAATGGAAGACGCTTCAGATATTTTAATCAAACAAATCAAACCTAATTTTAAAGCATTGGGCCCTAAGTTTGGTAAAGACATGCGTTTTATAGCAGCTGAAGTTCAGAAGTTTACTCAAGAAGATATTAACAAAATAGAAAAAGATAAAAACATTTCTATAGAACTTAATGGTAAAAATATTATTTTAGAAGCCTCAGATGTAGAAATTTCATCTAAGGATATAGAAGGTTGGTTGGTAGCGAACGAAGGTTCATTAACAGTTGCATTAGATGTTACCATAACTGAAGATTTGCGTAAAGAAGGTGTAGCAAGAGAACTGGTAAACAGAATTCAAAATGCACGTAAAGATGCAGGTCTAGAAGTAACAGATAAAA
- a CDS encoding enoyl-CoA hydratase/isomerase family protein has product MSFNNILVDKNDALAQVTINRPKKLNALNKETITELSNAFTELENDEAIRVIILTGSGEKAFVAGADISEFANFSVEEGGALARKGQEILFNLVENLSKPVIAAVNGFALGGGLELAMSCHFRVASDNAKMGLPEVSLGVIPGYGGTQRLSQLVGKGKAMEMVMTAGMIPADEAFTLGLVNHVTTQEELLPLANKLASKILRNSSVAISGAIKAINANYKEGVNGYDVEIEEFGNCFGTEDFKEGTTAFLEKRKPNFPNK; this is encoded by the coding sequence ATGAGTTTCAACAACATTTTAGTAGATAAAAATGATGCTTTAGCACAAGTTACTATCAATAGGCCAAAAAAGTTAAATGCGCTTAATAAAGAAACTATTACAGAATTAAGTAATGCTTTTACAGAATTAGAAAACGACGAAGCTATTAGAGTTATAATTTTAACAGGTTCTGGAGAGAAAGCATTTGTAGCAGGTGCAGATATTTCTGAGTTTGCCAATTTTTCTGTAGAAGAAGGTGGAGCATTAGCAAGAAAGGGTCAAGAAATATTATTCAATTTAGTAGAAAACTTATCAAAACCAGTAATTGCTGCTGTTAATGGTTTTGCTTTAGGAGGTGGTTTAGAATTGGCCATGTCTTGTCATTTTAGAGTAGCCTCAGACAATGCTAAAATGGGTTTACCTGAAGTATCTTTAGGAGTAATTCCTGGTTATGGAGGCACGCAACGTTTATCTCAATTAGTGGGTAAAGGTAAAGCTATGGAAATGGTTATGACTGCTGGAATGATTCCTGCTGATGAAGCATTTACTTTAGGTTTGGTAAACCATGTAACCACTCAAGAAGAATTGTTGCCTTTAGCCAATAAATTGGCCAGTAAAATTTTAAGAAACTCTTCAGTAGCTATTTCAGGAGCTATTAAAGCTATTAACGCCAATTACAAAGAAGGCGTAAATGGTTATGATGTAGAAATAGAAGAATTTGGTAATTGCTTTGGTACCGAAGATTTTAAGGAAGGTACAACTGCATTTTTAGAAAAAAGAAAGCCTAATTTTCCAAACAAATAG
- a CDS encoding BrxA/BrxB family bacilliredoxin: MYPEELVKPMRDELINAGFEALYTSEDVENAMSKEGTTLVMVNSVCGCAAGTARPGAIASLGADKTPTNLTTVFAGVEKESTQKAREFMIPFPPSSPAIALFKDGNLVHMLERHHIEGRSAQMIAQNLAAAYEEHC; encoded by the coding sequence ATGTATCCAGAAGAATTAGTAAAACCAATGCGTGATGAGTTAATTAACGCTGGTTTTGAAGCATTATATACAAGTGAAGATGTTGAAAACGCAATGTCTAAAGAAGGTACTACTTTAGTAATGGTAAACTCTGTTTGTGGTTGTGCAGCTGGTACTGCTAGACCAGGAGCAATTGCTTCTTTAGGTGCAGACAAAACACCAACCAATTTAACTACAGTTTTTGCTGGTGTAGAAAAAGAATCTACTCAAAAAGCAAGAGAATTTATGATTCCTTTTCCACCTTCATCACCTGCAATTGCCTTATTTAAAGATGGTAATTTGGTGCACATGTTAGAAAGACATCATATTGAAGGACGTTCTGCACAAATGATTGCACAAAATTTAGCTGCTGCTTACGAAGAGCACTGTTAA